In Nocardia sp. NBC_00403, one DNA window encodes the following:
- a CDS encoding DUF7373 family lipoprotein: protein MVRISRIALAAACIGLAGVVTGCSVPGTPTAGELDVRKLEVGSYQVDRHKYPQDAGSNGALLEGMRMSEFVVPTVRIDPVLSYGRGSTLLATAEDAIEFLANVSKPILENRKMVVGYAAIGADRPDPPGEKRPSPEATSVTNVVLRFPDEATAKLAARELEDTDLAVSPDNRKLQSTKFPDSYNHWRPGVPTIGTFMAYKEFVISLFVQRPKADGPDLLSWVDKTLAAQVPALDKFQATPQNKLGTLKVDPDGLLARVAVADRKGHTPDGISFAIYGANFMISSSEDEGVRKRLMEETGVDRVAIVDASSVTRARDSAAAEKLISGLIGSAGSQFDPIGAPNDVPGAKCLELNGKGDPDREYKYRCYVPYKQYVGVVTSDKEPDVRQKVAAQYALLANSL from the coding sequence ATGGTTCGGATTTCGCGCATTGCGCTGGCCGCGGCCTGTATCGGACTGGCGGGTGTCGTGACCGGATGCAGCGTGCCGGGGACGCCGACCGCCGGGGAACTGGACGTCCGCAAGTTGGAGGTCGGCAGTTATCAGGTCGACCGTCACAAGTACCCACAGGACGCGGGCAGCAACGGGGCGCTGCTCGAGGGCATGCGGATGTCGGAGTTCGTAGTCCCGACCGTGCGGATCGACCCGGTACTCAGCTACGGGCGCGGCAGCACGCTGCTCGCCACCGCCGAGGATGCCATCGAATTTCTGGCCAACGTGTCCAAACCGATCCTGGAGAACCGCAAGATGGTCGTCGGCTACGCCGCCATCGGCGCGGACCGGCCGGATCCGCCCGGCGAGAAGCGGCCGTCGCCGGAGGCCACCTCCGTCACCAATGTCGTGCTCCGCTTCCCCGACGAGGCCACCGCGAAGCTCGCCGCCAGGGAGTTGGAGGACACCGATCTCGCGGTCTCCCCCGACAACCGCAAACTCCAGTCGACGAAATTCCCCGACTCCTATAACCATTGGCGCCCTGGCGTTCCCACCATCGGCACCTTCATGGCCTACAAGGAATTCGTCATCTCGCTTTTCGTCCAGCGCCCGAAGGCCGACGGCCCCGACCTGTTGAGCTGGGTCGACAAGACCCTCGCCGCCCAGGTCCCCGCGCTGGACAAATTCCAGGCCACTCCACAGAACAAGCTCGGCACCCTGAAGGTCGACCCCGACGGCCTACTGGCCAGGGTCGCGGTCGCCGACCGCAAGGGACATACCCCCGACGGCATCAGCTTCGCCATCTACGGAGCGAATTTCATGATCAGCTCCTCCGAGGACGAAGGCGTCCGCAAACGCCTGATGGAGGAGACCGGTGTCGACCGCGTCGCCATCGTCGATGCCAGCTCCGTGACGCGGGCGCGCGATTCCGCCGCTGCCGAGAAACTCATCAGCGGACTCATCGGCAGCGCCGGCAGCCAGTTCGACCCGATCGGCGCACCCAACGATGTTCCCGGCGCAAAGTGCCTGGAGCTCAATGGCAAAGGCGATCCGGACCGCGAATACAAATACCGGTGCTATGTGCCGTACAAGCAGTACGTCGGCGTGGTGACCAGTGACAAAGAGCCCGATGTCCGGCAGAAGGTCGCGGCGCAATACGCGCTGCTCGCCAACAGTCTCTGA
- a CDS encoding FHA domain-containing protein, with the protein MRDRQVEVVAGGHAVARVGGAVVVVAHRGPGKPTPQSPAVLALESIAELIRTAAEQQPAGPGALVARQATRWLMKHAEQISPGEPIDFGVLSAAEAGGVAIFLHGSVTAVLAGDGTVERYRGSDAAFTVDRVASVPARAVALFVDDAKGRVPELPAERGIGWLVEGIAQAGGAIVWSDPVRGRSGGVGPTAGHRRIAPPTAHIDAAPTPASESDADPYPTGTQASTAMLDAAQDQHGIDLHYAPTQAGGTNPAPLPDPDLQRRLEATAKATVLTVKVLGFKCARAHPSDPRSAFCTVCGMPVDQTQQLIEVVRPPLGMLILDDGRTYMLAADAVLGRDPEHSEQAQRGLIPLEVKDSSGGMSRAHAEIMLVNWDVSVVDRGSTNGTRTRLPGYRDWVRLPPNQPLVLVPGTEILIGNRVLRFEPAAPPPFG; encoded by the coding sequence TTGAGGGATCGGCAGGTTGAGGTCGTCGCCGGAGGTCACGCGGTCGCCAGGGTCGGGGGCGCGGTGGTGGTCGTCGCCCATCGCGGGCCGGGCAAGCCGACTCCGCAATCACCTGCTGTGCTGGCCCTGGAATCGATCGCCGAGCTCATCCGTACGGCCGCCGAGCAGCAGCCCGCCGGGCCGGGCGCGCTGGTGGCACGGCAGGCCACCCGCTGGTTGATGAAGCACGCCGAACAGATCAGCCCGGGGGAGCCGATCGATTTCGGTGTGCTTTCCGCGGCCGAGGCCGGCGGGGTGGCGATTTTCCTGCACGGTTCGGTTACCGCGGTGCTCGCCGGAGACGGCACAGTCGAGCGATATCGAGGCAGCGACGCGGCCTTCACCGTCGATCGCGTCGCGAGCGTCCCGGCACGGGCGGTCGCATTGTTCGTCGACGATGCCAAGGGTCGCGTCCCCGAGCTGCCCGCCGAGCGGGGGATCGGCTGGCTGGTGGAGGGCATCGCACAGGCAGGCGGCGCCATCGTCTGGTCGGATCCGGTGCGCGGTAGGTCCGGCGGGGTCGGACCTACCGCCGGCCATCGGCGCATCGCGCCGCCGACCGCGCATATTGATGCGGCGCCCACGCCTGCCTCCGAATCGGATGCGGACCCGTATCCGACCGGCACACAGGCGTCGACGGCGATGCTCGATGCCGCCCAGGATCAGCACGGCATCGACCTGCACTACGCGCCCACTCAGGCAGGCGGCACCAACCCGGCGCCGCTACCGGATCCGGATCTGCAGCGCAGGCTGGAGGCCACCGCCAAGGCCACCGTCCTCACGGTGAAAGTGCTCGGATTCAAGTGTGCGCGTGCCCATCCCAGCGATCCGCGCTCGGCGTTCTGCACCGTGTGCGGGATGCCGGTCGACCAGACCCAGCAGTTGATCGAGGTGGTCCGTCCGCCGCTCGGCATGCTGATCCTCGACGACGGCAGGACCTACATGCTGGCCGCAGACGCCGTGCTCGGCCGCGACCCCGAGCATTCCGAGCAGGCACAGCGCGGCCTGATTCCGCTCGAGGTCAAGGACTCCTCCGGCGGTATGTCCCGCGCGCACGCCGAGATCATGCTGGTGAATTGGGATGTGTCCGTGGTGGATCGGGGATCCACCAATGGCACCCGCACCCGCCTGCCCGGCTACCGCGATTGGGTGCGGCTGCCACCGAATCAGCCGCTGGTGCTGGTGCCGGGCACCGAGATCCTGATCGGCAACCGCGTCCTGCGATTCGAACCCGCCGCCCCGCCGCCCTTCGGCTAG
- a CDS encoding DUF7373 family lipoprotein — MRSRHIWCVIMTAAIGISAGCGDGDNDTATRTIDAAALDSGNYATVPRDIEASRTEISGARQEAIRIGNATPLPADVDGKFAFKTSIYWDRRITPGDPTALPSLNSRDFNDLTPGFIAGWESRGQRREQVGLGTVLDLYTLRFENAALAQAAAARIADRQQESSPGEAIKIPERPDARAKWNPKSRYLDSQLVAGPILLLVHVDDPVSEPVDTARLVDLTQQTFSKQIEGLKGYTPTPVDQLRSLPLDVEGLLSRTLPLDDQGKPTDRGDLSMVMPRQAALHTDHYPNLTKAAFDDAGVDLVAFSGGQLYRTRDTESPERLIAAFIDQEAKGYKAIEGPPHMSGVKCFDTKDPKTSKDRYSPVCYFGYDRYAARVQTSSVQQLYQRTAAQYKLLAYGH, encoded by the coding sequence ATGCGATCTCGACATATCTGGTGCGTCATCATGACCGCTGCGATCGGTATATCCGCAGGCTGCGGTGACGGTGACAATGACACAGCCACTCGAACCATCGATGCGGCTGCGCTGGATTCCGGCAACTACGCGACGGTTCCGCGAGATATCGAAGCGAGCCGAACGGAGATATCGGGAGCACGCCAGGAAGCCATCCGAATCGGTAACGCAACCCCCCTCCCAGCGGACGTAGACGGAAAGTTCGCCTTCAAAACGAGCATATATTGGGACCGACGGATTACTCCCGGTGATCCCACGGCACTTCCGTCACTCAACAGCAGAGACTTCAATGACCTCACCCCCGGCTTCATCGCCGGCTGGGAATCGCGTGGCCAGCGCCGCGAACAAGTCGGCCTCGGTACTGTATTAGATTTGTACACATTGCGATTCGAAAATGCCGCGCTAGCCCAGGCAGCTGCCGCACGAATCGCGGACCGCCAGCAAGAGTCTTCCCCCGGTGAGGCCATCAAAATTCCGGAACGGCCCGACGCCCGTGCGAAATGGAATCCGAAAAGTCGATATCTCGATTCGCAATTGGTAGCCGGTCCCATCCTCCTGCTCGTTCACGTCGACGATCCGGTAAGCGAACCCGTGGACACGGCACGGCTCGTCGATCTGACGCAACAAACCTTCAGTAAGCAGATCGAAGGATTGAAGGGCTATACGCCTACCCCTGTCGATCAACTCCGATCGCTACCACTCGACGTCGAAGGCCTGCTCAGCCGCACGCTGCCGCTGGACGACCAAGGGAAGCCCACCGACCGCGGTGATCTGTCGATGGTGATGCCCAGGCAGGCAGCACTACACACCGATCATTACCCCAATCTCACCAAGGCCGCCTTCGACGACGCGGGCGTCGATCTGGTCGCGTTTTCCGGCGGTCAGCTCTATCGAACCCGGGATACCGAAAGCCCGGAGCGCTTGATCGCCGCTTTCATCGATCAGGAAGCCAAGGGCTATAAGGCAATCGAAGGTCCACCACATATGTCCGGGGTGAAGTGTTTCGACACCAAGGATCCGAAAACGAGCAAGGACCGCTATTCGCCGGTGTGCTATTTCGGATATGACCGATACGCCGCGCGGGTGCAGACCAGCAGCGTGCAGCAGCTCTATCAGCGGACTGCGGCTCAGTACAAGCTACTTGCCTACGGACACTAG
- a CDS encoding DUF7373 family lipoprotein encodes MKYRGGLAALVIVVAVASAGCSTSVSGSPEPGLTPVDLPTLKVGAYSPEPTGYDAEISTPGKLRLVEARRMLNYLVHPSDIDSDITVLNDVELFFDGEQMVTSDTFPQQYRPAAVDNNLIAGAYVSRTNGDLRHRKKLIISVLRFPTEAAGRKATEEFDQITNADPGRHPIPIENRPDARTSSADDITAISFVSHGPYVILANAAVPEPNPSSLSSIIGKTIDQQLARLDQQKPTPLDDVLDLPTDPDSIMRRALPKAKDYSDPFIFDHDFGPYEPSGQLHFERNPVEIGKAFEESGVDLVGRRAGIIYRTRDLAAAFHLQNVLVKAGKNDEELAPPPGLPDVRCLKLDSSDPFRSYDELCAVVYGRYVAVVMSKAPYSARSDPALYQRAAAQYAILAKSE; translated from the coding sequence ATGAAGTACAGAGGCGGGCTGGCGGCGCTGGTCATCGTGGTAGCTGTGGCGAGTGCTGGTTGCTCGACCAGCGTCTCGGGAAGCCCCGAGCCGGGATTGACGCCGGTGGATCTTCCGACATTGAAGGTAGGGGCGTACTCGCCCGAACCCACCGGATATGACGCGGAGATCAGTACTCCGGGCAAATTGCGCCTCGTGGAGGCGCGTCGGATGCTCAACTACCTGGTGCATCCGTCCGATATCGACAGTGACATCACCGTCCTCAACGATGTAGAGCTGTTCTTCGATGGCGAACAGATGGTCACGTCGGATACATTTCCACAGCAGTATCGGCCTGCTGCTGTCGACAACAACCTGATTGCCGGCGCATATGTTTCGCGAACCAACGGCGACCTCCGGCACCGGAAAAAGTTGATCATTTCCGTACTACGGTTCCCCACCGAAGCTGCCGGCCGAAAAGCAACCGAAGAATTCGATCAGATCACCAACGCGGATCCCGGGCGTCACCCGATTCCGATCGAGAACCGCCCGGATGCCAGGACATCATCAGCAGACGATATTACGGCCATCTCGTTCGTGTCACACGGCCCATATGTCATTCTGGCCAATGCCGCGGTCCCGGAACCGAATCCGAGTTCCCTTTCGAGCATTATCGGGAAGACTATCGATCAACAACTCGCCCGTTTGGATCAGCAAAAGCCCACGCCGCTCGATGATGTGCTGGACCTCCCCACTGATCCGGACAGCATCATGCGACGAGCGCTCCCCAAAGCGAAGGATTACAGCGATCCGTTCATCTTCGATCACGACTTCGGTCCGTACGAACCATCCGGACAGCTTCATTTCGAGCGCAACCCTGTCGAAATCGGGAAAGCATTCGAAGAAAGCGGGGTCGATCTGGTCGGACGACGCGCCGGGATCATCTATCGGACGCGCGATCTCGCTGCCGCGTTCCACCTGCAGAACGTGCTGGTCAAGGCCGGAAAGAATGATGAGGAGTTGGCCCCGCCGCCAGGACTACCCGATGTCAGATGTTTGAAACTCGACTCGTCCGACCCATTCCGGTCGTATGACGAGCTGTGCGCAGTGGTCTATGGACGGTACGTGGCCGTGGTGATGTCGAAAGCACCCTACTCTGCGCGGTCGGATCCGGCACTGTACCAGCGAGCCGCCGCCCAGTACGCAATTCTGGCAAAGAGCGAGTGA